One window of Trichoderma breve strain T069 chromosome 3, whole genome shotgun sequence genomic DNA carries:
- a CDS encoding CBF/Mak21 family domain-containing protein, with amino-acid sequence MPAGSKDSAKRKRTSTGDKVTKVTKRRRSSNEEAEDPNAKILLMEQGILESKKNYNDIATLLSIASRYEDGEDESTLAAVTLCRIFLRLLAQGSLIAKKGLSEKDSVVVGWLKDQFSQYKTLLQNMLGDEDLAVTALTLCMRTLKAEGEHLYDKEEYTFPQAFLESIIAVLITSDNEDARKAFLESYVEEYDDIRYYTFKSVKSILNRLDKNDIPDNLFDQVYALLSALDGVPQSAEELEDFYIPRPKKKSHDLRSAIQHKRQGQDAWLAILSIVQTKDERKRILSVISTNIAPWFTKPELLSDFLTSCYNTGGSMSLLALSGVFYLIQERNLDYPSFYTKLYSLLDKDILHSKHRSRFFRLLDTFLGSTHLPAALVASFIKRLSRLSLNAPPSAIATVVPWAYNLLRRHPTCTFMIHRDVQDPELKKHIQNNGAEDPFNATETDPMDTGAIDSCLWEIVQLQSHYHPNVATIAKILSEQFTKQSYNMEDFLDHSYASLLDAEMAKDIKKAPVVEFQIPKRVFLPQDEPATNPDSLLVKLWDFGEPAKGVAAA; translated from the exons ATGCCTGCCGGCTCTAAAGACAGCGCGAAGCGCAAAAGGACTTCCACTGGAGACAAAGTCACCAAAGTCACCAAGCGACGGCGATCTTCAAATGAGGAGGCCGAAGACCCAAACGCAAAGATTCTCCTCATGGAACAGGGCATCCTGGAGTCCAAGAAAAACTACAACGACATTGCCACTCTCCTAAGCATCGCCAGCCGCtacgaggatggagaggacgAGTCGACACTTGCCGCTGTGACTCTGTGTCGAATCTTTCTGCGGTTGCTGGCCCAAGGCTCCCTCATCGCAAAGAAGGGCTTGTCAGAGAAGGATTCAGTGGTCGTTGGTTGGCTAAAAGATCAGTTTTCTCAATACAAGACGCTGCTGCAGAACATGCTAGGGGATGAAGACCTTGCTGTGACTGCCCTTACTCTCTGCATGAGGACTCTGAAGGCAGAGGGAGAGCATCTCTACGACAAGGAGGAGTATACATTTCCGCAGGCTTTTCTGGAGAGTATCATTGCAGTTTTGATCACATCAGACAACGAGGATGCGAGAAAAGCGTTCCTTGAGTCCTATGTGGAAGAGTATGATGATATTCGATACTATACCTTCAAATCAGTAAA GTCAATCTTGAACCGACTGGACAAGAATGATATTCCAGACAACTTATTCGACCAAGTGTATGCTTTGCTGTCTGCCTTGGACGGCGTCCCCCAAAGCGCCGAGGAGCTTGAGGACTTTTACATCCCTCGTCCTAAGAAGAAGTCTCACGATCTGAGATCAGCCATCCAGCACAAGCGGCAAGGTCAGGACGCTTGGCTAGCCATTCTGAGTATTGTGCAGACCAAAGACGAGCGTAAACGCATCCTCAGCGTCATATCCACAAACATTGCTCCATGGTTCACAAAGCCAGAGCTTCTATCTGACTTCCTGACGAGCTGCTACAACACGGGCGGTTCCATGTCCCTGCTGGCCTTGTCCGGCGTCTTCTACCTCATCCAGGAGCGAAACCTAGACTACCCATCATTTTACACCAAGCTTTATTCTCTTCTTGACAAAGATATCTTGCACTCCAAGCACCGCTCACGCTTCTTCCGCCTCTTGGATACGTTCCTTGGCTCCACGCATCTTCCTGCTGCTTTAGTCGCCAGCTTTATTAAGAGGCTTTCACGACTCTCATTAAATGCCCCACCAAGTGCCATCGCGACGGTAGTTCCCTGGGCTTATAACCTCCTGAGGCGCCACCCGACGTGCACATTCATGATCCATCGAGATGTTCAGGAtccggagctgaagaagcacATTCAGAACAACGGTGCAGAAGACCCATTCAACGCCACCGAGACGGATCCCATGGATACCGGCGCCATCGACAGCTGCTTGTGGGAGATTGTTCAGCTGCAGTCACACTATCACCCCAACGTTGCAACGATTGCCAAGATCCTTTCTGAACAGTTCACCAAGCAATCGTACAACATGGAAGACTTTCTCGATCACTCATACGCCAGT TTGCTGGACGCAGAGATGGCAAAGGATATCAAGAAAGCCCCGGTGGTGGAATTCCAGATCCCCAAGAGGGTTTTCTTGCCTCAAGACGAACCTGCCACCAATCCAGACAGTCTCTTGGTGAAGCTGTGGGACTTTGGAGAGCCAGCAAAGGGTGTGGCGGCTGCATAA
- a CDS encoding mitochondrial ATP synthase B chain precursor, translating to MASRLVRSAVGASPLLRTTISRSAPAISAAAVRYSSNVPAEEPKKKAQSIIDALPGSSLISKTAFLSGAAGLSVYALSNEYYVMNEETVVAVCLLAVWTGLLKYGGPAYKEWAEAQNEKIKNILNSARADHTEAVKTRIEDVKQMSGVVDITKALFEVSKETAKLEAEAFELEQQTALAAEAKAVLDSWVRYEGQVKQRQQQELAASIIAKVQKELENPKVLQQILQQSVADVEKIVSAKQ from the exons ATGGCGTCCCGCTTGGTACGAAGCGCTGTCG GCGCATCTCCCCTCCTCCGAACCACCATCTCCCGATCCGCCCCGGCGATttctgccgccgccgtgcGATACTCGAGCAACGTGCCCGCCgaggagcccaagaagaaggcccaGAGCATCATCGACGCCCTTCCCGGTAGCAGCCTCATCAGCAAGACCGCCTTCCTCAGCGGTGCCGCCGGCCTCAGCGTCTACGCCCTCAGCAATGAGTACTACGTCATGAACGAGGAGACGGTTGTTGCCGTGTGCTTGCTGGCCGTCTGGACTGGTCTGCTCAAGTACGGCGGCCCTGCCTACAAGGAGTGGGCCGAGGCTCAGAAcgagaagatcaagaacaTTCTCAACAGCGCCCGCGCCGACCACACCGAGGCCGTCAAGACCCGCATTGAGGACGTCAAGCAGATGAGCGGCGTTGTCGACATCACCAAGGCCCTCTTTGAGGTCTCCAAG GAGACTGCCAAGcttgaggctgaggctttCGAGCTCGAGCAGCAGACCGCCCTGgctgccgaggccaaggccgtcCTCGACTCCTGGGTCCGCTACGAGGGCCAGGTCAagcagcgccagcagcaggagctcGCTGCCtccatcatcgccaaggTCCAGAAGGAGCTCGAGAACCCCAAGGTTCTGCAGCAGATTCTGCAGCAGAGCGTAGCTGATGTCGAGA AGATTGTTTCTGCCAAGCAGTAG
- a CDS encoding heH/LEM domain-containing protein translates to MADAEDYLQDGFDPRSVTVPRLRSILVTHNVEYPATAKKPQLVELVEQYILPQVPKLRAQRARAKRSSQGIVNAGSPEDNGRWEDYGLEPTPTAKPRRSASPRKASSRIKREEDEPAPAPAKTKRTSRSVSRSVSRQPSHYDEDEADAPQYEAPKPTRRSGSRRAATPKIKDEPEEEEETPISSHYAPTPQSSTLYATSSPFTQKNTPFATANATPYASTPYFNAPQSAVPPSVVAQYEEEESVFSDDNPFQRGSPAFKTPSRRRVGDDVARGEKLTRRRPEEFIEPLAIERPSAVARSHELSARKPRHQSPDFSVDAGEEFTPDAQLELEEAARRGEATIVPRRHSKPARKTNLKTPFFVLFVSLLGVYLAWYRQEKIAVGYCGLGRPATQIIPDDVPVPDAIIPFVEPHDFVLKPHPLSFGGLVPLPPTCEPDGEKARRVQAVADRAIEELRQRRAKFECGELVDESGTKVDTPAIAEEELKSTVSRKRNKRLNSDEFEDLWVAAIGEITTREEVIVEIATTTSPGSPDISVRKLSSSSLSRLPITCALKRSVRLGLARYRLPIGLLMSVVLAVFYLRARYRQHLVDSAQVPALVDLVLERLANQKELGAEDLDDAWLFLPNLRDDVLRSVHKVAERERIWQRVKKIVELNSNVRTGQREGRSGEVGRAWEWIGPIKGEGARRRRMSGRWTRDPVAADSPEPKPAAAAEGKKWTESRVIY, encoded by the exons ATGGCGGACGCAGAAGATTATCTCCAAGACGGCTTCGACCCGCGCAGCGTCACCGTGCCGCGACTGCGCTCGATTCTCGTCACGCACAACGTCGAGTATCCGGCCACAGCCAAGAAGCCTCAGCTGGTCGAGCTCGTCGAGCAATACATCCTGCCGCAGGTCCCGAAGCTACGCGCTCAACGCGCTCGCGCGAAGCGATCAAGCCAAGGCATCGTGAATGCGGGCAGCCCCGAAGACAATGGCAGATGGGAAGACTATGGGTTGGAGCCTACGCCAACAGCCAAGCCGCGTCGATCAGCATCGCCTCGAAAGGCCTCGAGCAGAATCAAgcgggaagaggatgagccaGCACCGGCGCCGGCTAAAACGAAGCGCACGTCGCGATCCGTCAGCCGATCCGTGAGCCGCCAGCCATCTCACtacgatgaggatgaggcagaTGCGCCGCAGTACGAGGCGCCCAAGCCAACGCGCCGCTCTGGTTCCCGGAGGGCTGCGACGCCAAAAATCAAGGATGAGcccgaggaagaggaggagacgcCCATTTCCTCTCACTATGCGCCCACTCCCCAATCGAGCACCCTTTACGctacttcttctccattcaCCCAGAAAAACACTCCATTCGCTACCGCTAACGCTACTCCATACGCCTCTACTCCCTACTTCAATGCGCCCCAAAGTGCGGTCCCGCCATCGGTTGTTGCTCAAtatgaggaagaagaaagtgTCTTTAGCGACGACAACCCATTCCAGAGGGGCTCTCCCGCATTCAAGACGCCGAGCCGAAGACGAGTGGGCGACGACGTCGCTAGGGGCGAAAAGCTTACTCGACGGCGCCCTGAAGAGTTCATTGAACCACTGGCCATTGAAAGACCATCCGCTGTCGCGCGATCCCACGAACTGTCTGCTCGTAAGCCGAGACACCAGTCACCAGATTTCTCAGTGGATGCTGGCGAAGAATTTACTCCCGATGCGCAGTTGGAGCTAGAGGAGGCGGCCAGGAGGGGAGAGGCCACCATTGTGCCTAGGAGACACTCAAAGCCCGCCCGCAAGACGAATCTCAAGACGCCATTTTTTGTGCTGTTTGTGTCTCTGCTCGGCGTATATCTGGCCTGGTACCGACAAGAAAAGATTGCCGTTGGCTACTGCGGGCTTGGCCGGCCTGCAACACAAATCATCCCCGACGACGTTCCTGTGCCGGATGCCATCATCCCATTCGTGGAACCTCA CGACTTTGTCCTCAAGCCCCACCCCCTGTCTTTCGGCGGCCTTGTCCCATTGCCCCCGACTTGTGAGCCCGACGGAGAAAAGGCACGCCGAGTCCAAGCAGTTGCCGACAGGGCCATTGAAGAGTTGAGACAACGACGCGCCAAGTTTGAATGCGGCGAATTGGTCGATGAGTCTGGCACAAAGGTCGACACTCCTGCcatcgccgaggaggagctcaagtCGACTGTGAGCAGGAAGCGCAACAAGCGGCTGAACAGCGATGAGTTTGAAGATCTCTGGGTAGCTGCCATTGGCGAAATCACCACTCGCGAGGAAGTGATTGTGGAGATTGCAACAACCAC ATCGCCCGGTTCCCCCGATATTTCAGTCCGCAAGCTATCGtccagctctctctctcgccttcCGATCACCTGCGCGCTCAAGCGCTCCGTCCGCCTCGGACTGGCAAGATATCGACTCCCAATTGGACTTTTAATGTCCGTCGTGCTGGCAGTCTTTTACTTGCGGGCTCGATACCGCCAGCACCTGGTGGATTCGGCGCAGGTCCCCGCGCTTGTTGACCTCGTCCTGGAACGGCTGGCCAACCAGAAGGAGCTGGGCGCGGAGGACTTGGACGACGCATGGTTGTTTCTGCCCAACTTGAGAGATGACGTGCTTCGCTCGGTGCATAAAGTGGCCGAGCGCGAGAGGATCTGGCAGAGGGTGAAGAAAATCGTTGAGCTCAACAGCAACGTCCGCACGGGACAGCGAGAGGGCCGGAGTGGCGAGGTTGGTCGAGCATGGGAGTGGATTGGCCCTATCAAGGGCGAGGGAGCCCGGAGAAGACGGATGAGCGGTCGGTGGACGCGAGATCCGGTTGCTGCTGATTCACCGGAACCGAAgccagctgcagcagcagagggcAAGAAGTGGACTGAGTCGAGGGTGATTTACTAA
- a CDS encoding FAD binding domain-containing protein, with translation MASNRVLMASPRFICRSCSRQARGSGSYRRSYATASSQDIYDVVCIGGGPAGLSLLTALRANPTTSRLRVALVEAQDLAKTASLSLPPTQFSNRCSSLTPTTAQFLNTIGAWPHMKRSRIQEFHEMQVWDGVTDARIEFDYQLGSTASQGNVIAYMAENINITSGLLKRINEIGGVDVFDSSRVEKITLGEETEDLDLREWPVVHLQGGKSLAARLLVGADGANSPVRSFARIESRGWDYNRHGVVATLELEGDGWGGEYRKTAYQRFLPTGPVAMLPLPGNHATLVWSTTPENASLLKKLSAKDFIALVNSAFRLGPVDLAYMHTQATGQEDEFAWRTQHTHFDAEAIPQLVVGVQEGSIASFPLKFRHADTYIGERVALVGDAAHTVHPLAGQGLNSGQGDVQSLVRTIEYAVAHGQDLGTQMSLESYNSERYAANHVLMGVCDKLHKLYSVESGPLIPLRSLGLKAANALGPLKSFFMEQASGRGLRV, from the exons ATGGCGTCGAACAGGGTCCTGATGGCGAGCCCTCGCTTTATTTGTCGTAGCTGCTCTCGCCAGGCACGTGGTTCTGGCTCTTATCGACGATCTTATGCCACAGCTTCTTCCCAGGACATTTACGATGTGGTTTGCATTGGAGGTGGTCCGGCTGGGCTGAGTCTCCTCACTGCGCTGC GCGCTAATCCTACCACATCTCGTCTCCGCGTCGCCCTGGTCGAAGCTCAAGACCTCGCCAAGacagcttctctctccttaCCACCAACACAATTCTCCAACCGATGCAGCTCCCTCACACCCACAACAGCCCAGTTCCTTAATACCATCGGAGCATGGCCGCACATGAAGCGCAGTCGCATTCAAGAATTTCACGAGATGCAGGTCTGGGACGGCGTGACGGATGCCCGCATCGAGTTTGACTATCAGCTCGGCTCTACGGCCAGCCAAGGAAACGTCATTGCGTATATGGCGGAGAATATAAATATCACATCCGGTCTTTTGAAGAGAATTAATGAAATCGGTGGGGTGGATGTTTTCGACAGCTCAAGAGTTGAGAAGATTACGCTTGGAGAGGAAACTGAGGACTTGGATCTGAGAGAATGGCCCGTCGTGCATTTACAGGGTGGTAAGTCTCTGGCGGCTCGACTCCTTGTTGGAGCTGATGGCGCCAACAGCCCTGTACGATCATTCGCGCGTATTGAGAGTCGGGGTTGGGACTATAACCGACATGGAGTTGTCGCAacgctggagctggaaggCGATGGATGGGGAGGCGAGTATCGCAAAACCGCATACCAGCGATTTCTTCCAACCGGGCCCGTTGCCATGCTTCCATTGCCTGGAAACCATGCGACGCTGGTCTGGTCAACGACGCCTGAGAATGCCtcgctgctgaagaagctgtccgCCAAGGACTTTATTGCACTGGTCAACTCTGCGTTTCGACTTGGCCCCGTCGACTTGGCTTATATGCACACTCAGGCTACTGGTCAGGAAGATGAATTTGCCTGGCGGACCCAGCACACGCACTTcgacgccgaggccatcCCTCAACTTGTTGTTGGCGTTCAGGAAGGAAGCATCGCATCGTTTCCCCTTAAATTCAGACATGCAGACACTTACATCGGTGAGCGCGTCGCTCTGGTCGGCGATGCGGCGCATACTGTCCACCCCCTTGCTGGACAGGGCCTAAATTCAGGACAGGGCGATGTTCAGAGCCTGGTAAGGACCATCGAGTATGCCGTCGCTCATGGCCAAGACTTGGGAACGCAAATGTCTCTCGAGTCGTACAACAGCGAGAGATATGCGGCAAACCACGTATTGATGGGAGTGTGTGACAAGCTTCACAAGCTATATTCCGTAGAGAGTGGCCCCCTGATTCCCCTGAGATCGCTGGGTTTGAAGGCCGCCAATGCCCTCGGTCCACTGAAGAGCTTTTTCATGGAGCAGGCTTCTGGTCGGGGATTGAGGGTTTGA
- a CDS encoding respiratory-chain NADH dehydrogenase, 49 kd subunit domain-containing protein, translated as MAILPRLIGQSASRLCLRPATSLAARPFSSTAFRRYATPEHTGTRLIPTDEHFKQTGDVVEDRKVRHYTVNFGPQHPAAHGVLRLILELSGEEIVRADPHVGLLHRGTEKLIEYKTYLQALPYFDRLDYVSMMTNEQCFSLAVEKLLNIEIPDRAKYIRTLFAEITRILNHLMSVLSHAMDVGALTPFLWGFEEREKLMEFYERVSGARFHAAYVRPGGVHQDIPIGLLDDIYQWATQFGDRIDETEEMLTDNRIWIERLRGVGVVSAADALNLSFSGVMLRGSGIPYDIRKSQPYDAYDKVEFDVPVGTNGDCYDRYLCRMEEFRQSLRIIHQCLNQMPAGPVRVEDYKIAPPPRAAMKENMEALIHHFLLYTKGYAVPPGETYSVMEAPKGEMGVFLVSDGSERPYRCHIRAPGFAHLGGFDHVAKGHLLADAVALIGTMDLVFGEVDR; from the exons ATGGCCATCCTCCCCAGACTCATTGGCCAGAGTGCCAGCCGACTATGTCTGCGACCTGCCACATCTCTCGCCGCTCGCCCGTTCTCATCAACTGCGTTCCGGAGATATGCGACACCCGAGCATACCGGCACGCGGCTGATTCCCACCGACGAGCACTTCAAACAGACCGGCGACGT CGTCGAGGATCGCAAAGTCAGGCACTACACTGTCAACTTCGGACCCCAGCACCCTGCCGCCCACGGTGTGTTGCGATTGATCCTCGAGCTCTCCGGTGAAGAAATCGTCCGAGCCGACCCCCACGTCGGTCTGCTGCATCGAGGCACCGAGAAGTTGATCGAGTACAAGACCTATCTTCAGGCTCTGCCCTACTTTGACCGTCTGGACTACGTCTCCATGATGACCAACGAGCAATGCTTTTCTCTTGCCGTTGAGAAGCTTCTCAACATTGAGATTCCCGACCGTGCCAAGTACATTCGAACCCTGTTTGCCGAGATTACCCGTATCCTGAACCACCTGATGTCGGTTCTCTCACACGCCATGGACGTTGGTGCGCTGACACCCTTCCTGTGGGGTTTCGAGGAGCGTGAGAAGCTCATG GAATTCTATGAGCGTGTCTCTGGTGCTCGTTTTCACGCAGCCTACGTTCGTCCCGGAGGTGTCCACCAGGATATCCCCATTGGACTGCTAGACGACATCTACCAGTGGGCTACCCAGTTCGGAGACCGTATCGACGAGACTGAGGAGATGCTTACTGATAATCGTATCTGGATTGAGCGTCTGAGGGGAGTTGGTGTTGTCTCTGCCGCCGATGCTCTGAACCTGTCCTTCAGTGGTGTCATGCTCCGTGGCTCTGGCATTCCTTATGATATTCGCAAGAGCCAGCCCTATGATGCCTATGACAAGGTCGAGTTCGATGTCCCCGTCGGCACCAACGGCGACTGCTACGACCGTTACTTGTGCAGAATGGAGGAGTTCAGACAGTCGCTGCGCATCATCCACCAGTGCCTGAACCAGATGCCCGCCGGCCCCGTCCGCGTCGAGGACTACAAGatcgctcctcctccccgAGCTGCCATGAAGGAGAACATGGAGGCTCTGATCCACCACTTCCTGCTCTACACCAAGGGTTATGCCGTTCCCCCCGGAGAGACCTACTCCGTCATGGAGGCGCCCAAGGGCGAGATGGGAGTCTTCCTGGTCAGTGACGGCAGTGAGCGCCCTTACAGGTGCCACATCCGTGCTCCTGGCTTTGCTCACCTGGGTGGCTTTGACCACGTTGCCAAGGGTCACTTGCTGGCAGATGCGGTCGCTTTAATCGGTACTATGGATCTTGTGTTTG GTGAGGTTGACAGGTAA
- a CDS encoding acetyltransferase (GNAT) domain-containing protein, whose translation MPSKVVDRILPSPCPPSTEPGTILVETERVIIRRYLMSDAPALALAANHDQVASFMSDRFSSPYTIADAEAFIQRSVHDDDSAVYPHAAAILIKPGCPCNPSATEPLLVGGIGTRPLEDILYRTWDLGYYLSPLVWRQGYGTEALSAFSRWAFETWPKLYRLQAQAYASNIASQKLLQKCGFELEGRGRGAVEKNGEIMDEVRFGLLRSDLK comes from the coding sequence ATGCCAAGCAAAGTGGTGGACAGAATCCTACCATCGCCATGCCCTCCCAGCACCGAGCCCGGCACCATTCTGGTCGAAACTGAGAGGGTCATTATACGGCGATACCTCATGTCAGATGCTCCAGCCTTGGCATTGGCCGCAAATCACGATCAAGTTGCCAGCTTCATGAGCGACCGCTTCTCCAGCCCGTACACTATCGCTGACGCTGAAGCTTTCATCCAACGCAGCGTTCACGACGATGATTCCGCAGTTTACCCTCATGCTGCTGCAATACTCATAAAGCCAGGCTGTCCATGCAATCCTTCAGCAACAGAGCCACTCCTcgttggtggcattggcacTCGTCCTTTGGAAGATATCCTCTACAGAACTTGGGACTTGGGCTACTACCTCTCACCGTTAGTATGGCGCCAGGGCTATGGAACTGAAGCGCTTAGCGCATTCTCGAGATGGGCATTTGAAACATGGCCCAAATTGTATCGTCTACAAGCGCAAGCGTATGCGAGTAATATTGCAAGCCAAAAGCTACTACAGAAGTGCGGCTTCGAGttggaggggaggggaagaggGGCGGTTGAGAAGAATGGCGAGATAATGGATGAGGTTCGTTTCGGTCTATTGAGAAGCGATTTGAAGTAA
- a CDS encoding snoaL-like domain-containing protein produces the protein MSKASNAQEFITEFANAFSGSGDSVKLDEFFADDVVFSDYMMPSTVGLDKKGWLNHCANYYANVHNMRAKTFNVFGDIDDLVGWEYRFTFTSKKDNPEMGVKAGEDITLRGMSIFKLRRSEKGLQIVEERDYYSFLHKED, from the exons ATGTCCAAGGCCTCCAATGCCCAAGAATTCATCACCGAATTCGCCAATGCCTTTAGCGGTAGCGGTGATTCGGTTAAACTCGACGAGTTTTTCGCTGATGATGTTGTGTTCTCTGACTACA TGATGCCCAGCACCGTTGGTCTGGATAAAAAAGGCTGGTTGAACCATTGCGCCAACTACTATGCCAATGTGCACAACATGAGGGCTAAAACATTCAACGTCTTTGGAGATATTGACGATTTAGTTGGGTGGGAGTACCGGTTTACCTTTACCTCCAAAAAGGATAACCCCGAGATGGGCGTCAAAGCAGGCGAGGATATTACTCTCCGAGGTatgtccatcttcaagctccGAAGATCGGAAAAGGGGTTGCAGATtgtggaggagagagattaCTACAGTTTCTTGCATAAAGAAGATTAG
- a CDS encoding glyceraldehyde 3-phosphate dehydrogenase, NAD binding domain-containing protein, which produces MVPKVGINGFGRIGRVVLRNALETGDVEVVALNDPFIEPHYAEYMFKYDSTHGRFKGDIKVDGKDLVIDGKRIKYYQEKDPANIPWKDSGAEYIVESTGVFTTTEKASAHFKGGAKKVIISAPSADAPMYVMGVNEDTYAGANVISNASCTTNCLAPLAKILNDKFTIVEGLMTAIHAYTASQKTVDGPSSKDWRGGRAAAQNLIPSSTGAAKAVGKVIPELAGKVTGMSVRVPTVNVSLVDFTVRFAKDVTYDEVKAAIKEASEGSLKGILGYTEDDIVSTDMLTDPHSSTFDAKAGIALNKNFVKVMSWYDNEYGYSRRVVDLIVFVSKKDAGQ; this is translated from the exons ATGGTTCCCAAGGTTGGCATCAACGGCTTCGGCCGAATCGGTCGAGTTGTCCTTCGCAACGCCCTCGAGACGGGCGATGTTGAAGTTGTGGCACTCAACGATCCTTTCATTGAGCCTCACTACGCT GAATACATGTTCAAGTACGACTCCACTCACGGCCGCTTCAAAGGAGACATCAAGGTCGATGGCAAGGACTTGGTCATCGACGGCAAGAGGATCAAATACTACCAGGAGAAAGATCCTGCCAATATTCCTTGGAAAGACAGCGGCGCTGAGTACATCGTCGAATCCACTGGTGTATTCACTACCACAGAGAAAGCCAGTGCCCATTTCAAGGGTGGCGCCAAGAAGGTCATCATCTCTGCTCCCTCTGCCGATGCCCCCATGTATGTGATGGGTGTCAATGAGGACACCTACGCAGGTGCCAatgtcatctccaacgcTTCTTGCACAACCAATTGTCTGGCGCCGCTGGCCAAGATACTCAATGACAAATTTACTATTGTCGAGGGTCTTATGACCGCTATCCACGCTTACACTGCGAGTCAAAAGACTGTCGACGGTCCTTCGTCCAAGGATTGGCGTGGCGGTCGTGCTGCTGCACAGAATTTGATTCCTAGCTCCACTGGAGCCGCAAAGGCTGTTGGAAAGGTCATTCCCGAGTTGGCAGGCAAGGTCACAGGCATGTCTGTCCGAGTTCCCACTGTCAATGTTTCGCTTGTCGACTTCACGGTCCGCTTTGCGAAGGATGTGACTTATGACGAGGTGAAAGCTGCAATTAAAGAGGCTTCCGAGGGGTCTCTCAAGG GTATCCTTGGCTATACTGAGGACGATATCGTGTCTACTGACATGCTTACTGACCCTCACTCATCAACTTTTGATGCCAAGGCCGGAATAGCCTTGAACAAGAATTTTGTAAAGGTCATGAGTTGGTACGACAACGAATACGGTTATAGTCGCCGTGTGGTCGATTTGATCGTCTTTGTTTCCAAGAAGGATGCCGGCCAGTAA